The sequence GCCTTCGATCCGGGCGAACAGCTGCACGCCGCGCGCCTCCAGCCTATAGCCGCCGACGCAGCCACCGATCGCCGGCCATTCGGCGTCGAGATACGCATCGAGAAAGGCGTCGGTGAAAGGCCGCATCGTCAGCCGCGCCGTATCGACATGGCGCCAGATTGCGACACCGTTTTGCGCCACCACCGCCGCGCTGCTGAGCCGATGGGTGGTGCCGGCGAGCATGCGCAGCTGCGCCCGTGCCTCGTCGCGCGTCTCGGCCTTGTCGATCAGGGTGCCGTCGGCCGTGGCGACCGTCGAATCGCAGCCGAGCACCAACGCGTCGGGATAGCGGCGCGACAGCTTGACCGCCTTGAGTTCGGCGAGCGCATCGGCGAGCGCGCGGCCGTCGACCCCGTCAGCGGCAAGCGACTCCTTGACCGCTGCCTCGTCCACGCCCGCGGCCTCCGCCGTGAACGGCACGCCGGCGGCCTCCAACATCGCCCGGCGCGAAGCGGATTGCGAGGCGAGGATCAGCTGGCTCATCGCTCATTCTCCGCAGCGCGCGTCGTCAGCAGGTTGATGATCGCCGCGGCGGTCTCCTCGATCGAGCGGCGGGTGACGTCGATCACCGGCCAGCCCCGATCGGCGAAGATGCGCCGGGCAAAGGCCAACTCGCGCGCGACCGCCTCCTGATCGACATAGGGCGTTTCGGCGGTCTGGTTGAGCGAAAGCAGGCGGTTGCGCCGGATCTGGATCAGCCGGTCCGGGCTGGTCGTCAGGCCGACAACGAGTGGCCGCTTGAGCTCGAACAATTGCGGCGGCGGCGGGCTTTCCACCACCAGCGGAATGTTCGCCACCTTGTGTCCGCGATTGGCGAGATAGATCGAGGTCGGCGTCTTCGACGAGCGCGAGACGCCCGCGAGGACGATATCGGCTTCCTCCCAATCCTCGGCAGCGATGCCGTCGTCATGCGCGATCGTGAACTGGATGGCGTCAACGCGCGCGAAATAGGCCTCGTCGAGCATGTGCTGGCGGCCCGGCCGTGCCTTCTGCTCCTGCCCCAGCAGCCGCTCAAGCGCCTCGAACACCGGATCGAGCGCGGCAACGTGCGGAATCCCCGCCACGCGACAGCGCGCCTCCAATGTGCGGCGCACCTCCGAATTGACGAGCGTGTAGATGATAAGGCCCGGCTTCTGGATGATCTCCGACAGCACGCGCGTCAGATGGCCTTCGGATCGGACCATCGGCCAGAAATGCTTGATCGTCTCTACCCCGTCGAACTGGGCGATGCCGGCCTTGGCGATCGCGTCCAGCGTCTCGCCGGTGGAATCGGACAGGAGATGGAGATGCAGCCGCATCAGCGCGTCGTCAGCGGGGCCGGGAGGCTGTGGACAATCATGGGGGTAGCGCTAGCTGAAGCCCGTGGGCGACGGCAAGGACCGACAACGATCCCCGTGATGCGATCTGCATCAGACATATCATCCACAGGCGAATTCGCTTTCGGGCCTGCCTGTGGATAACGGGGAAGGCGGCATCGACTCGCCGCGTCCTGCCGCATGCGCAGGAGTCAAGCTGTTGGCAAAGCGCGGTGAGCGGAATAAGCCCCGCTTGTCGGCGCCCTACTGACTCCTACCATCTCTTTCTAAAAGACTCTTAGAGAAGAAATAGGATGCCCGTTTTCCCGTCGGATGCCGTGCCGAACATGACCGCCGAACCCGATCGTCCCCTGCTCGCGGTGCTGCGTGGCGAACGGCGCGATCCCCCGCCCGTCTGGCTGATGCGTCAGGCCGGACGCTATCTGCCGGAATATCGCGCGCTGCGGGAAGCGAAGGGCGGCTTCCTCGAGCTGTGCTACGATCCGGAGGCCGCCGCCGAGATCACGCTGCAGCCGATCCGTCGCTTCGGTTTCGACGGTGCGATCCTGTTCTCCGACATTCTCGTCGTCCCGCAGGCGCTGGGACAGCATTTGTGGTTCGAGGCGGGCGAGGGGCCCCGGCTCGCGCCCGTGCTGCTGGACGGCCTTGTAGACGCCCTGGTGGCCGATCCCGCGCGGCTCGCGCCGATCCACGCCACCGTGCGCCGCGTGGTGGCAGCGCTCCCGCCCGCGACGACGATGCTCGGCTTCGCCGGCTCGCCGTGGACGGTCGCGACGTACATGGTGGCGGGGCAGGGCAGCAAGGACCAGGGCCCGGCACGCCGGCTTGCCTATCGCGACCCGCAGGCGTTTGCGCGGCTGATCGATGCGATCGTCGGCGTCACGGTTGATTATCTCGCCGGCCAGATCGAGGCGGGCGTGCAGGCGGTGCAATTGTTCGACAGCTGGGCGGGCAGCCTCGCGCCCGACGAGTTCCGGCGTTGGGTGCTCGCGCCCAATCGCGCGATCGTCGACCGCCTGCGCGCGCTTCACCCGCACGTGCCGATCATCGGCTTCCCCAAAGGAATCGGCGAGAAACTGCCGGTCTATGTGCGCGAAACCGGCGTGGACGCGCTCGGTATCGACGAGACGATCGATCCGGACTGGGCGCACGGCGTGCTGCCCCCCGGCCTGCCGGTGCAGGGCAATCTCGACCCCTTGGCGCTCGTCGCCGGCGGTGCGGCGCTCGACGGCGCGGTCGCGCGCATCCGCGCGGCCTTTGCGGGGCGGCCGCACATCTTCAATCTTGGCCATGGCATTTTGCCTGACACGCCGCTGGTGCATGTCGAGCGACTGCTGGCTATGGTGCGTGCATGAACCTGCCCAGCCTGGGATATGTGCTCGACGTGACCTATCAGTGGATCAAGGCCGGCCATCTGATCTTCGTGATCTTCTGGATTGCGGGGCTGTTCATG is a genomic window of Sphingomonas nostoxanthinifaciens containing:
- a CDS encoding Maf family protein encodes the protein MSQLILASQSASRRAMLEAAGVPFTAEAAGVDEAAVKESLAADGVDGRALADALAELKAVKLSRRYPDALVLGCDSTVATADGTLIDKAETRDEARAQLRMLAGTTHRLSSAAVVAQNGVAIWRHVDTARLTMRPFTDAFLDAYLDAEWPAIGGCVGGYRLEARGVQLFARIEGDHFTILGLPLLPLLAWVRDRGVLPA
- the hemE gene encoding uroporphyrinogen decarboxylase, yielding MTAEPDRPLLAVLRGERRDPPPVWLMRQAGRYLPEYRALREAKGGFLELCYDPEAAAEITLQPIRRFGFDGAILFSDILVVPQALGQHLWFEAGEGPRLAPVLLDGLVDALVADPARLAPIHATVRRVVAALPPATTMLGFAGSPWTVATYMVAGQGSKDQGPARRLAYRDPQAFARLIDAIVGVTVDYLAGQIEAGVQAVQLFDSWAGSLAPDEFRRWVLAPNRAIVDRLRALHPHVPIIGFPKGIGEKLPVYVRETGVDALGIDETIDPDWAHGVLPPGLPVQGNLDPLALVAGGAALDGAVARIRAAFAGRPHIFNLGHGILPDTPLVHVERLLAMVRA
- a CDS encoding pyruvate, water dikinase regulatory protein, which translates into the protein MMRLHLHLLSDSTGETLDAIAKAGIAQFDGVETIKHFWPMVRSEGHLTRVLSEIIQKPGLIIYTLVNSEVRRTLEARCRVAGIPHVAALDPVFEALERLLGQEQKARPGRQHMLDEAYFARVDAIQFTIAHDDGIAAEDWEEADIVLAGVSRSSKTPTSIYLANRGHKVANIPLVVESPPPPQLFELKRPLVVGLTTSPDRLIQIRRNRLLSLNQTAETPYVDQEAVARELAFARRIFADRGWPVIDVTRRSIEETAAAIINLLTTRAAENER